Proteins from a single region of Butyrivibrio fibrisolvens:
- a CDS encoding flagellar hook-basal body complex protein has translation MLRSMYSGVAGLKTHQTKMDVIGNNIANVNTTSFKSQSISFSDLMYQTTQHASGSTETTGGVNARQIGLGAQSASIATAIETQGATQTTNNPYDLMISGDAFFIVNDGTQNVYTRDGSFYVDGNGNLATQSDGYYIMGWMAVTDEETGVTSINTNGGLTKLQIMSDETSTFPPEGTSQAVISGNIDAKDTNITSSAGKKIALEFYDNLGYLYTAEFTIKDVDNEMNTYTMTLTDIMDSDGVSVGAEQLANVHLGSDAQAGVTEQVPGVLKSGYYVSNYSAAKGTADFALSDSDSTTTDTTMFSAVPTSGTLKDLDNAGVLKDLYNIAIDGKTFYDADTYTMDNLGNLTISHTGTTSTTTKKAVVNDTNTASYKVTVSGSVATIEYKTTTGTLTSDVDGGKYTAISSALKTAYKIPTGLNSASTYHTEDGSTVTLTVPTTTTLGVGSGYEVVVTSGTATIREGKAEKVNTDVSGTNFSDFAASEDGAKILAYYNNLTPATYTSDHPDASYRFEQYEKSGNKYAKLLVSYKEAKNNTSVADSLATGYSCDFTTTDDTTDPIRITYGTGYADVTKTGSLTDAIATYFGISSEDKEKYLAEGANATYAITVDTTNNTLSMVVTYKTYEPKTDTYEMDTTKPVTANVGTEKVAFNDESSVHEYTINSSGKLTDLTDNSQAEGILKAFGLDATKVQDYVSESTYSKSSYVISSSGLQITSYKDTDYTLNTADGYSASASGTTITVSLTTTEDVDTSGNMTSLSALAKNAFGISSNEFDTSEPYDTYTIEMDTSGNASLTITDNSYKTIATEYNRNEMTLNYDHANGSYIGATFKQADGSENGMGYSTITTDKIILNFNPDMDDTVNPWTDVYLDLSTTTNYNSSGTSTLQASKGDLAGNNTGRMMGTMTGITISKDGKISASYSNGQTLLLGQIASATFANASGLEKAGNNLYTATLNSGDPVVQDITVGGGSISTGVLEMSNVDLSNEFTNMITAQRGFQANSRIITVSDTLLEELTNLKR, from the coding sequence ATGTTAAGATCAATGTATTCAGGTGTTGCAGGTCTCAAGACTCACCAGACCAAAATGGATGTTATCGGTAACAACATCGCTAACGTAAACACCACATCTTTTAAGTCCCAGTCTATCAGCTTTTCAGATCTGATGTACCAGACAACACAGCACGCATCAGGCTCAACCGAAACAACCGGTGGTGTCAATGCCCGCCAGATAGGTCTTGGTGCTCAGTCAGCTTCCATAGCTACAGCGATAGAGACTCAGGGTGCAACTCAGACTACAAACAATCCATACGATCTTATGATATCCGGTGATGCATTCTTCATCGTCAATGACGGTACCCAGAATGTATACACGAGAGATGGTTCATTCTATGTAGATGGTAATGGTAATCTTGCTACTCAGTCAGACGGTTACTACATCATGGGATGGATGGCAGTTACTGATGAAGAAACAGGTGTTACATCAATAAATACAAACGGCGGTCTTACCAAGCTCCAGATCATGTCAGATGAGACCAGTACATTCCCTCCTGAAGGAACATCTCAGGCAGTTATCAGCGGTAATATCGACGCTAAGGATACAAACATCACATCATCCGCAGGTAAAAAAATAGCTCTCGAGTTCTACGATAACCTTGGTTACCTCTACACAGCAGAGTTCACAATCAAGGACGTAGATAACGAAATGAACACATATACAATGACACTTACAGACATCATGGATTCTGATGGTGTATCAGTTGGAGCAGAGCAGCTTGCAAATGTACATCTTGGAAGCGATGCACAGGCTGGTGTTACAGAGCAGGTTCCCGGAGTACTTAAGTCCGGTTATTATGTATCTAATTATTCAGCAGCTAAGGGAACTGCAGATTTTGCTCTGTCAGATAGTGACAGTACAACAACTGATACAACAATGTTTTCAGCAGTACCAACAAGTGGAACTCTTAAAGATCTTGATAATGCCGGTGTTTTAAAAGACCTTTATAACATAGCTATCGATGGTAAGACTTTCTATGACGCAGATACATATACAATGGATAATCTTGGAAATCTTACTATCTCACATACAGGAACAACTTCAACAACTACAAAAAAGGCAGTAGTAAATGATACTAACACAGCATCTTATAAAGTAACTGTATCCGGATCAGTAGCTACTATTGAGTATAAAACTACTACTGGTACTCTTACATCAGACGTTGATGGTGGTAAGTATACAGCAATATCATCAGCACTTAAAACTGCTTATAAGATTCCTACAGGATTGAATTCTGCTAGTACATATCATACAGAAGATGGAAGTACAGTAACTCTTACAGTTCCTACTACAACTACTCTTGGAGTTGGAAGTGGTTATGAAGTTGTGGTTACAAGCGGTACTGCAACCATCAGAGAAGGAAAAGCTGAAAAAGTTAATACTGATGTTTCGGGAACAAATTTTTCGGATTTTGCAGCTAGCGAGGACGGAGCAAAAATACTAGCATATTACAACAATTTGACTCCAGCTACATATACTAGCGATCATCCTGATGCTTCATATAGATTTGAACAATATGAAAAAAGTGGTAATAAATACGCTAAATTACTTGTTTCATATAAAGAAGCAAAGAATAATACATCGGTCGCTGATTCACTTGCAACTGGCTATTCCTGTGATTTTACAACAACAGATGACACAACAGATCCCATTAGAATTACATATGGTACAGGTTATGCTGATGTAACTAAAACAGGTAGTCTTACAGATGCTATTGCTACCTATTTTGGAATATCAAGTGAAGATAAAGAGAAATACCTTGCAGAGGGAGCAAATGCAACATATGCAATAACTGTAGACACAACAAATAATACATTATCAATGGTTGTTACATATAAAACATATGAACCAAAGACTGATACATATGAAATGGACACAACAAAACCTGTTACGGCAAATGTTGGAACTGAAAAAGTTGCATTCAATGATGAATCGTCAGTACATGAATATACAATAAATTCATCAGGCAAGCTTACAGATCTTACAGATAATTCACAAGCAGAAGGCATTCTTAAAGCATTTGGATTAGATGCTACAAAAGTACAGGACTATGTTTCTGAGTCAACGTATTCAAAGTCGTCATATGTTATTTCTTCAAGTGGACTTCAGATTACAAGTTATAAAGATACAGATTATACACTTAATACAGCAGATGGATATTCAGCATCAGCATCAGGAACAACTATTACTGTATCACTTACGACAACAGAAGATGTTGATACATCAGGTAATATGACATCTCTTTCAGCACTTGCTAAAAATGCATTTGGAATATCCAGTAATGAGTTTGATACAAGTGAACCATATGATACTTATACAATAGAAATGGATACAAGTGGTAATGCATCTCTTACAATCACAGATAACTCCTATAAGACTATAGCAACAGAGTACAACCGTAACGAAATGACTCTTAACTACGATCATGCTAATGGTTCTTATATCGGAGCAACCTTCAAGCAGGCTGACGGATCAGAGAACGGAATGGGATATTCAACCATTACAACTGATAAGATCATCCTTAACTTCAATCCTGATATGGATGATACAGTTAACCCTTGGACAGATGTATACCTTGATCTTTCAACAACAACTAACTACAACTCATCAGGAACATCTACTCTTCAGGCTTCAAAGGGAGACCTTGCAGGTAACAACACAGGACGTATGATGGGTACAATGACAGGTATTACGATCTCTAAGGATGGTAAGATCTCAGCATCTTACTCTAACGGTCAGACACTTCTTCTTGGACAGATTGCATCTGCAACATTTGCTAATGCATCAGGTCTTGAGAAGGCAGGTAACAACCTCTATACAGCAACACTCAACTCAGGTGATCCTGTAGTTCAGGATATCACAGTTGGCGGCGGTTCAATCTCAACCGGCGTTTTGGAAATGAGTAACGTAGACCTTTCCAATGAGTTCACCAACATGATCACAGCACAGCGTGGTTTCCAGGCGAATTCCAGAATTATCACAGTTTCAGATACACTTCTTGAAGAACTTACTAACCTGAAACGTTAA
- a CDS encoding TIGR02530 family flagellar biosynthesis protein: MNSLNPSFLSIDQVQGQYLGKDKVSKPNVQIGEGKESFASILDKAQELKKLNEPLKFSKHAAARLSDRNIEITKQQLERLNQGKIQAGEKGISESLILVDSLAFIVNVPNNTVVTAMNQNDKSDSKVFTNIDGAVIA, encoded by the coding sequence ATGAATAGTTTGAATCCATCCTTTCTTTCCATAGATCAAGTTCAGGGTCAGTACCTGGGCAAAGACAAAGTTTCAAAACCAAACGTCCAGATCGGTGAAGGCAAGGAATCATTCGCATCCATTCTGGACAAAGCGCAGGAACTGAAAAAACTAAACGAGCCGCTTAAATTTTCAAAACATGCAGCGGCAAGATTAAGTGACAGAAATATCGAAATCACCAAACAACAGCTTGAACGCCTGAATCAGGGAAAGATACAGGCAGGAGAGAAAGGAATCAGCGAATCACTTATACTGGTCGATTCATTAGCATTCATAGTAAACGTACCAAACAATACAGTAGTTACAGCAATGAACCAGAACGACAAGAGTGATAGCAAAGTATTTACAAATATCGATGGAGCAGTAATAGCATAA
- a CDS encoding flagellar hook capping FlgD N-terminal domain-containing protein translates to MAVDAIVKDGVIVNNSKAASEKTETTSNNKIGEYKEQFMQLLCAQMKYQDPLEPTSNTEYISQYAQFTQVEQMQNLANTVALNRAADMVGKTVQIKQVDEDTGEVKSIVEGKVDFVSYESGDSYVSVNGNKYKLDDVNAVVDGTYYDNTQLAGTVLEMLDKLPAVDYITLYADKENIEKMLGAYESMTGDPSAFFSATELTKISQYALKYADLMEKAVAESEKTSGNRQVEEVQESEEVDND, encoded by the coding sequence ATGGCAGTAGATGCAATAGTAAAAGATGGAGTAATCGTAAATAACAGTAAAGCTGCTTCAGAAAAAACGGAAACCACATCTAACAACAAAATCGGCGAATACAAAGAGCAGTTCATGCAGCTTCTGTGTGCACAGATGAAATATCAGGACCCCCTGGAACCTACTTCCAACACAGAGTATATTTCACAGTACGCTCAGTTCACACAGGTTGAGCAGATGCAGAATCTGGCTAACACAGTAGCACTTAACAGAGCAGCCGACATGGTAGGCAAGACAGTTCAGATCAAACAGGTAGATGAAGATACCGGCGAAGTTAAGTCTATCGTTGAAGGTAAGGTTGATTTCGTTTCTTATGAAAGCGGCGATTCTTATGTAAGCGTAAACGGTAACAAGTACAAGCTCGACGATGTAAATGCAGTTGTCGATGGCACATATTATGACAACACGCAGCTGGCAGGAACCGTACTTGAAATGCTGGATAAGCTCCCGGCTGTAGATTACATAACACTTTATGCTGACAAAGAAAATATCGAGAAGATGCTCGGAGCATACGAATCAATGACAGGTGATCCTTCAGCATTCTTCTCAGCAACAGAACTTACCAAGATTTCACAGTACGCTCTTAAGTATGCAGACCTTATGGAAAAAGCAGTAGCGGAATCAGAAAAAACTTCAGGAAACAGACAGGTTGAAGAAGTTCAGGAATCTGAGGAAGTAGACAACGATTAA